The nucleotide window TACATCTAACGTATGATTAGGCAATGGCATTGCACATTGCCTGATTCAGAACTGCCATTACATAATCAGAAGCCTAACGTACAATCAAATATCGCCAAAGCCCAAACATATGACTAACTAATCTTTTTAAATGAATTTCGAGAGTAGCTGGAGATTATGATCAGCACTAACACTGTGAACGTTAGGCCGGTGgactgaaacatcatccatccCGACACGGACAGTCACGACTTTACAAAGCAAATGCAGCAGGTTAAGCTAACGCTAACGTTTACCCTCCAGCTAGCTTTAACACTGACGCGCGAAACCAATTAAGAAAGCGAGATGGATAAACCGAGAGAGCTGTCTTTTACATACCAACCGCTAGCTGGTAACGTTAGCTAAGTTAGCTACATTAATCACAGGGGTTGCTATGATTCGCTAGCTGACGATGTTAAAGATGGTACTACCTGTACGTTCGGGAGGATAGGCTGACatttactcacacacacatatgagcGACTCCGTGATTTAAGTATGCCTgtgtatatattttaatttcggtttttttattttacaattCTGCGTTGGATTTAAATAACATAGGGAAGAGGCTGAGGATTTGGTCTTACCGTCTACCCCCGCCGGGTTGTTATTACGCTGTCACAACAGAATCCTTCCCGGTGTCTTGGCGAAAATGGTACATTCCGACGCAAAGCACGCCTACCTCACGTTACCGTAATACCAAGTGAAACTGTACCGTAAAAAAGTCGAAGGGCGCATTTAAGTCAATTAAAATGTTTCCAAGTTGAATCAACTGAAAGTTCCTTAGGGttatttaaatacatgttagaaATGGTTAATATTGAATACAATGCCCGTTCAGGAAGTCGGAAATGTTCCTGCCCGGTTTGGCTCACGGCTGACAGGTTTACCGATCGACTGAACGCAGTCCCGAACGAGTACTGTCCAATCATATGTGGTGAGGGGCGGGATTTGGGCGTTTCATAACAACGCCGTACTCTTCTGTATAAAACAAGAGCTCTGACTGACCTCGTAAACAGAATGTTTTGCAAGAGTTAATTGATAGATTAAAATATAAACCAGGCGCCTATCCAAAAGGTGAGATTTAAACTGCTTCTTCTTGTCATCATGTTATACGCAAATAAATTAAAGGCTAAGCTGTTGTTGTCTTCTATTGTGTGTTGACCTAGCACTGCACATTTCGCTGTTTCACGGGAACAAACTGTGCAATACAGGGTTATCTTCCAATATTCtagtaatgtaatgattcaAACGTTCAGATAATGTTGTGTTGATACATGTAGAGAAAACGTTCGTATCGATAGTTATAAAAAGGCAAACATAGAATAACAAATATAACATGTAGGCTACTACACTACTTCAAGTTCCACGTAGTCTTATGACTTGAATCCATTAGTTGTACTATTTTAAGAGGACTTAACTCATGTGTTTGTAAAGCACACTGTACTTTAATATAAAAATGACAACATAATAACAAATCAATATGTTTTTAGCTGTTGTCATTTATACTTTAGAACTGTTTTAGAAATATGGTCATCATGGTCATTCACATGATATCTGCTTAGACATGCATAGTCAACCAGTATGTGTTACCTTATTATCTGTGTTTATATCTCTAAATGTGTTCTCTTGATTTATTTCCAGGGAATATTGGTGCTCCTCAAAATGAAGGGTCTTTTCCTGGTGGAGCCTATTGTTGCACTGTACGCTTTCTCCAGTTTTCTCATCTATCCTCTTGTGCAGCAATATGTTTACCGGAGGCTCTGGCAGGAGCTGACAAACACCACCTATCCCGTCTCTGCCAATGCCTCCAGATGTGCAGAAAACAGCAGCGCCGGCAGCAACCATTCCAGCTTTCATGAGGTCAGTAACACACTAATAACTGGACGTAACACAGGTGCATGCAACTCAAGATAGAAATGACATTCTCAATTATAAATACAGTTTTTTCTTTCGTTCCACTTAAGAAACACTAAAAAAGAATCCACTTATATTAACATTCCCAGCATCCACCTATATTACATTTTCAGTGTAACAAGTACTGGATGTTGCATTTATGTATACACAACCTTTACCTGTGTTTTCCACCTCCTACATTGTAAGGCATGTGACGCTTACTCAAACATTGTTGTGTAAGGGTTTCTGCATATTGATGAAAGAAATGTCTTGCTTACAAAAAACAAGTCAGGCTTCATAAAGTTATCACTTTCATAAAGTTATCCATAGTTGCAATAGTCAATTCTTCCAAAAGCTGCCGTTCTTATCCCTTTCTGTGTTGGACCCTTACTGTCATGACACTGCATAGCTTTTCCTATAAACCTTTCAGATCTTGCAACACAATTCAGGTAAAAACAACTGAGTCAGCTACTGTGCCATAAAGTGATATTACATGGAAACCTGTGACTAAAGTGACAATCCATTTGCAGCAAAGATATACTGCAAAAGTACTCGAAAAAAGGATTAGTGATGGTGTATTTATAAAGTAAGAATTAAACATACAAGAGAAGTTAGAGCGAACACTGTTCTGGAAAAGCCTGTTTGTATTTTTTGAAAAGCCCTTCCTGCACCTGTTGCACTGTAGATAGCTTTGTTCCTTCATAAGAAAACCTCACGTGATGCTGAAATCAGTCTGTGTTGGTTTCATGACATTTCATTGTCACTTACTGTCATCAAATTGAAATGCACACAGTTCAGACTCAGCCCATACATTTCGGACATAACCACGCtctctcttttctgtgttttcaGGAGGTACAGCGGCAGGCATCTCTCTTCTCCCTCTACACAAATCTCTTCTCTGCAGTCCCCTCCTTGGTGGTCACCCTCATGCTTGTGGCCTACAGCGACCGGGGAGGACGCAAGATCACAATCATCACGCCTTTGATTGGCACGTTGCTCTACACCTTGTCCTTCCTGGCTGTATCCTACTTCGAGCTCAACATTTACTTAATCATTGGCTCATCGATTCTCAGCTCTCTGTTTGGCGGCTTGGGCACTTTTCTGGGGGGCTGTTTCGCCTACATAGCGGACTTGTGTGAGGATGGTAGTCGCAAAACCCTGCGCATGGCTGGAGTGGACATGATGATTGGCCTGTTGTCGGGGGTGGCCTCGATATCAACAGGCTACTTTCTGAAAGCTGCAGGCTTTAATTGGCCATTCCTAACCTCTGCGTTGGTTCAGTGTGTTGTCCTACTCTATGCCATTTTCATTCTTGAAGAGACTGTGAGAAAGGCTCCCACTGATGCCATTCTCCTAGATGGGTCTCCTCAGCGCTCCGCGgtgaaacagctgatctacgGTATCTACTACATGTTTGCAGGGGCCAGCCGCAGGAGTAGAACTCTCTTGGTCCTCCTGATGCTCATTTTCACCAGCTTCTCCTTCGCCTATGTGGGTGGTCTCTCCTTGATGACACTATATGAGCTGAATCAGCCACTGTGCTGGACAGAGATTATGATTGGCTACGGCTCAGCTGTGTCCATGTCTGTATTCCTGACCAGTTTTTTGGGAGTGTATGTGTTCACGTACTGTGGAGTGCCACAACTGGTCATCATCCTGATGGGGATCCTGTCTGTCGAATCAGGCATGGTCCTGTTGGCCTTTACCAAGACCACCTTCATGATGTATATAGGTGAGACGAAATTCTGTAGCAACTATTCTGCGGAAACCAATAATGTGTAATCGTTTTTAATGTGCTGTTTAGTTTGAAAAAACGTCACCAAAGCCTTGACTGTCAGCTGTTTACAAGGTTTAAAACCTTCACCTTGTTTAGCTTTTGCATGTAAAAATGTGCATTGACATTACAGTCAACAGAATCTGCCTTTCACACCAGCTTTACAAATCTTTAACCACAGTGAAATATGAATTGACCTTAATTAGTGATGTTTGTATTTTAGCATTTGATGTGGTTAATGTAAAGTCTCTGCATTATGATGTTTAACCGAGAGTatttttcttatttttctttCACAGTGTGGGTGCCAATGTTTCTGTCTATCATGCCTTTCCCTGTTATTCGTTCCATGTTATCCAAGATCATCTCAAAGTCTGAGCAAGGTGAGTAGAATCAGTGCTTTTGCAAGAGCCACAGAAGCGTGCCTGAGTGTTTGTTTGTAGAGTCAGAGTCCATTTTGAAGTTGCTTGTCCAAGCAACTTCAAAATGCACTCCAAAACATAAACTTTCTGTTCCTAAAGGCAAACAGAATTTTGGAGCTAAAGTGTGATTTcataaatgtcttgttttttgtCACCTTATCTGCAGGAACCCTGTTTGCCTGTCTTTCCTTCCTGGAGAGTTTAACTAACAATATATCGGGCGCAGTCTTCAACAGCATCTATGCTGCTACGGTGGCATGGTACCCTGGCTTCGTCTTCATGTTGGCTGCAGTGCTCTGTGCTATCCCTCTGTTTTTTTTAGGGTAAGTATATATTGTCAAATTAAACAAAACCACATTAAATACCCTACTTTTGCTAGTTTTACTACAAAGAGCAAATGTTTCATGATGAAGCATACAACCATACTTCAAAATGGTTGTCAGAGAGCATTCTACCCAACATAATAACAGAGCAGTACACTTTATGCTGTGCATAGAGCATTAGAGCTGTACTATGCGTGGATTGAGTTACATTACAAATGACCTATTTTGTGCTGAGTCACTCACTGCCTGTTTTGCTTGactaaaaaaaagagaaatgccATCCCTGATTTAGGCATCCGCAAAGAAATTGGTTCCTCATTCTTGCAACATTCAACTTCCCTTATTGAACTGTTTCCCTCTTCGCATAGTAATATAGATATCTGAGATTCATGCTGTCTTATCATATACAAATCAAGTTCTTAAAGATCTGTGGTACCCTGAGTTCTTACATTTGTTTTGTGACACTGAGTTGGCATAatagtgctgctgctgctgctgctgctgagtcAGTTTAGGAGCGTGAAACATAAAACTCCTCGAGTGCTCTGTCTGTCACGTGCACTGTTTTTTCTGTTACATGCTCAGTAGTTATAGAATAACACAGCCACTGGTTCAGCAATCTCAGACTTACAGCCAAGGACAACATGGGCTTCACACCCTGACTTTGGCAGGTGAAAACAATTGTTGAAAGTGTCTCTAACTCAGGCAAGTGGATGCGGATTTACAGAGAGAAGCTACGTTGAGAAGAAAGTGTAGTTTTAATTCGTAGTAAGTTGATGAATCCCATGCTTTTCTGCCTCTAATCATGCTTTTTTCCCCTGTGTTTCAGAGTGGTTGCAATAATAGGAGTGAATGTTGCCGAAGAGGTCTCAAAGCCAGAGCCTGTctacacagaggaggaggaggagggtctTTCTGAAGATCACAACGACAGGACTGCTATTCTTAACTGAGCCATATCCGCCAAAACCTCATAAGCACTTTTTACTCGAGTCATCGACTTCAGTGTTTTACCTCAAGGACTGTTGATCTCAGTTTTAATGGACAATGCAGGGTACATATTATTCTTATTTTGTTTGTATTGCTGTGGTTGATTGTGCTATTGAAGTTCAATAGTATAGGAAAATACAGTAGGTAGTTGTATGCAAACAGGTTCTACCAGaaaatcatatttttaaaatatgaaaTATTAACATTTTGAATTGGATCCAAATTGTAGCATACAGTAGGATAtaaaacatggatgttaaaggtggggtaggtaagtttgagaaaccggctcgagtgcgctagaactCACAATATCACAATATGccatcagatcagctgctgctttgGATATCTGTACAGAAAGGTTGGGTTAGTGCAGTTTGTGTTGAAAAAAGTAGAGGGGAAGAGgatacaaatacattttgaatTCAGTTATTCAATTTGAATTTAAACCACTGATttaaacacttaaaggtggggtaggtaagtttgagaaaccggctcgagatcgctaaaatttgaaaatacacaaccggagaaaatctgccacttccttatagagcccctcctccaacacacacgaacgcgcacatgaccaatgagggcacgagataagtttgtgccccgatggaaggctgacaggcaggtaggccatccaatcaaacaaaaagtgtatctcgagccggtttctgaaacttacctaccccacctttaagtgccaTGCATCTAAAAGCTCAAAATGGCCTGACTGTGACACTGCTAATGCTttcaaaatgtgtgtgttttgataCAGTTTAGCATTGTGATATGATTTGCAATTTAAAAGTTTCAGTTACGTGAAGTGATTCAGATCTGTAACACCTTTTGTCTTAAAGTCTCTCCTCCATTGGctgttatagtgcaatgttagTAAATGCCCTTACAAAGAGCTCCACTGTCCCTGTTCCTTAAAGGTAATTCAATGCAAGACACTAATTACAAtgtaatacaatataatacaatatCACAGAAATCTAGATTAGTATATAATGTTATGTAAACCAATGTTTTAGTATACATGTGAATGTATAAACAATCTCAAGCAACCCCCAAAAGGAGGAAGGGGGGTTAATGGGGAACTGTTCTTTTTAAGAAATGAATGGTCTCTATTCAAAACTTGATTATTCACGAACAATCAAATTCCTCATAATAGGAAAtcacaatatttaaaaaaggaaTCATTGGGTTTACTTAGCCAGGATGAAGGATATAATTAAATATAACATGGAAAATGGTGCAGGTTTTATCAAATGTGACTGGAATATGTTATTTCTATGTGTCCACCCTGAACTCTGCCTGATTGAGGAAGCTATAACAGGATGGAAATGCAGGAATGGTTTAAGATAGACCGGCCAGCAGGAGGTGTTGTGGTTTTGAATCTCAATTAAAATGGTGTATCATTGAAAATAAAGGGATGTAGTTTGAGTATTTGTATGATTTTGAGTTTATTAAAAAGTGAATAAAGAAaagaaataaagtgtttttaaaattgagTATCCAATGACTTCCTCTAACACTTTTGGAGATGTATGTGATGTGTCTTCGTCGAGTACTTGCTAAATGTATTAGCAAAGAAAAAAGAATCAATGAGGCAGCCAGCCGTACAAATATGCAGACTTTCTtatcaaaaataaatactttCTTATTTCTTCTTATGTAATGTTTGGATTATAAACaccaataatacaaataaaataaaaccttTTTAGACAAGAATGAATACAAAAACGGTCCATAATCAAAGACTAATTTCAAAGGCCACCCCAAATATTCACTCAGAGAATATTAGGTCATTCTGATGCAGAGTtgctcatatatgagctatcgccCCTCTATGTTCATCCGACTATTGTCCATTctgatgtacagtttcaaaataaaagatctttgaagtctcatatatgagctatcgtcTCTCTatttttagataagaataaataaaaaactgtcCATAATTAAAGACTCAtttcacttcaccccaaatatTCATTCTGATGTAGTTTCAAAGTAACATATATTTTAAGTCTCATGAAAGGAAGTCTAAACACGAAGTTAGTCTCATTATCTGCACTTAATTATAGTGAATATTCTAAGCAactttttaaatacaattatgtTTTAGAGCCAGACACAATTGTTTTTAATATACAGCACAACATGTTCTACCAGAATGGGGATCTGAACCCTCTTCTTACAACAATCTGGTTATGCTCCATACTTTAACCACTAAGCTATACAGCAGTTTAAACAGGCAGGATTGATTTGGAACGACTGGATCACATGACCTTTTTTCTTTTCGTCCCTTGGAGGTGAGGGGTGTCccctttatttaataataataataaattatttgcattgtattttattatgtaattATTTGTTCAGGTCCCTTGGAGGTGTTGCGGGTGTCCCCCTTATTTAatgataatattaataataaattatttgcattgtattttattatgtaattATTTGTTCAGGTCCCTTGGAGGTGTTGCGGGTGTCTCCCTCAGGCTGGCCTGTACAGCAATATTATCAAATGTGAAGTGAGTGGAAATCTGTCTTGATTTGAATGTTGTGACTTGTTGATTTTTATCTGAGTACACTATTTGTTCTCCTATTAGGtgtgcattttttattataGCTGGCCATACCCTTGAGCCATACACCCAAGTTGATAATTTCTGTAACTTGTACTTTTCTGTTTTTAAAGGAACTTCAACAGATCATATCATATATACAGAATTTACTTAATACAAAACAGCAGACTCAACATCAACATTTAAAGTGAAAATCTAGTATAGTTCAAGACTCATAACCATGCATTCACTCTTCATCCGACTCTTCAAGCAAAGCTTTCTGGGAGCTCGTTTTCGAGGATGTATTTCGCATTCCAATCTCAATGTCTCGTCCCTTTTCTGAGAATCGCCTCACTGTGCTGTTgggaaaagaaaaataagacgTAACAAACATAGAAATACACATTTGCAGCATATTCAGAGTCAATAATAGTGTTAATATATTAATGTCAACTGTTTTTACAAGCGGTTTCTTCAAAATGTCCGAAATGGACTTGGAAGACCACAACCAAAATCCTCATTTTGACCACTATTGCTGCTGCAGATCCATTTTATATTGTATGTTTGCATCCCCTGTTCTACCAGCGTGTGCACAAGAAAGCACAATCGTGTACAAAGATGGTAATGTGATAAACGGGGCTGTGAACGTAGTAAAGCACAATTAAAAGGAAAAGGACAACCTCATGTGAACAAATCAGGTTTAAAAGCAACTGCTAATCTTGAAGGCCTAAGCATGTTACACACACCTTTTACCCAGTCTTAATGATACAGTGCATTATGGTGAGAAGTTGAATGTTGACTGTAAATAAAACCATGTTGACTCAATGTAAGAACTTCACAGGGTTCAGAGatcagaaatacatttaaaaagtgctgttttctgatcaaagaCAGAGTTAACAAAGAAATCTCTACTGAAGAAATGGAAAGAGACGATTCTTAAATATGTTGATATACAGTATCAATTCGCATAAAAGCCCCAAACCAGGAGGTTTCCTTGGATTTCAACATGAATAAAATCTTacagtttttttgttttatcaaATCACTGGCAATGGTCTTTATGTGAAAATTAAGCAGCCTTTGCTCCAGGCTAGTGTCACTGAAAACGACTTTAAGAGACTGTTTATAAAAAGGCAACAAGTAAAACCTCCATCTTTAGTTTTGGCTGATTGTCTCTGCATTGACAGGCCGACAAACTCATTACTGCTGCATTTCCATAGTTGTTTAGTTTGCTACCTTTGAAAGTTTCACTTCTAAAACTTGTACAGGTAAAAGCATAATGTGATACTTACAACCAAACGAAAGAAGAGGTGCAAGCGACTAAAAGAAGGTCCACAGCTAAATGCCAGCAGAAGCACATTGTGATGAACATCATGTTGTCGTGCATCTTCAAGTCCCACACCGGCCCCGTCAATGGGTAAAGTACAAACCCAATCTGAAATGACAAATAGTTAGATAAAGTAGCCTATGATGCATAATAAaaacatcagttgaattaataggcatttacaaaaaaaagacaTCGTGTCAGAAAAGAAAACAGTGTGATAGAAGACAAATCTCTTACAATTGAAGCCTCCATAAATAGACCTGGAGAAAACTAATTTGGCTCTGAAAAGTGTACAGAAATGTTTCAAATCTTGTCTCGAATATGAAATACCACAATTTCTTCTATAAAAGTTTTAGTAAATGGGAATGCACAGATTCACCTTTTTCAGTCCTGATACCGATTCATCAGATTATCAATATGAAAGCAGAATGCAATTTATAAACTGTTACTATGTGAAAGAGACTGGGATCCTTCTGTTATGTGTAAGGTTCTCAGActtgatttaaacatttcaagctttgtaaaaagaaaagtaaaaaatatacatgttatCTTTAAACCATTGCCCATGTTCTAGCTATTTGAGACGGTATCAAACTGTTTTCAGTGCATCAATAGaatgagatttaaaaaaaacctgCTTTAGTCTTCCTTGTTTCACTATTAAGTACAGTGTATTGAGTACTTTGTCATTGTGTGGTACCATTTGGTAGTGCCTCTGAAAACCTAAGAAAGGGTAATGGGTATATTCACACTGTGGCCAACACATCACAGCATTATAAGTGTATCATGTCGCTAATCACCTGGTAGAACCATGAGCCCTGCAGGATGAACATGCATGCCCCGAACAGCTCCAAAACAATGTTGTCTTTTATGAACACCTCCACCATGAAGCAGGCCGATCCAATAAAGACAGCAACGAGCAGCAGGGAGTGGATGTGGGCGTCCAGAGGGGGGCGCATGTGCACGTGGTAGTAGAACAGAAACCCTGGATGATATGGGAGTCAAATGTTACTTAAATACAGTACAAGCAAGCGGGAAATTAGTAGGAAAATGTCACACTATAACCTAGCTTACCTTCAACAAAAAGAGCCAATGACAGAGAAAGGCGGTCAACACCAACCGGCACCAGTTTGGATGTAGTGCTGGCGACAATTGCTATTCCAGAGATCCCAAAGAACAGATACATTGTGCCATGCTGCCAGTTCATCAGCTTGACCCATGAGTGGTTCGCTGTGTCGTAGAGGTGAGCATGTGGACCATCCACCACAAACTGTTCAACCATAATACCTGGGACAGGTCAAAGAGACGGGTCAAGAACACGTTTAGATTGTTTGAAGTGTACAGATGATTGACGGGAAAACTGACCTACAAATGCACCAACTATTAGACATCCTCCCTCCAAGTAGTGCATCCGTTTACAGAAAGGGGGCATAATCTGTCTTCCTTTGGGCTGACTTGTCCTCCAGTAGTGTTGGAGAATGTATTTCACCGTTAGCCAGAAGCCAAGGAGCAGGAAAAAAGAGCCGGGAATGGCATGTCCTCCAAAGGTGGCCATTGTTAGGCCTGGAAACAGAAGAAAAATACATCTTAGTTATCAATTggatatatttgatgaaaacacaaTTTATTATTTTAGCTAAAAGCTCTTTTTTCTTTGTACAACCCCAATTTAGAGATTAAAGTCCAAACCTTTGGCATCATTTTATGGTGTTTATACAAGCATTACAGTGGAAAGAGGACGAGGAAGTGCAGCTGATTACATAAGATCACTGCATGGTAGATTGGAAGTACATttcattatatatttgtataacaGATCAATGAATACAGTGCAAACCATCACTGGTGAATTTCATGTGATATTAATACATTCTAAATCGGCAAAGGTACACTCAGCGTAGCCCAGTAGAATATGCCCTTTGATCCAGAGGAGAGCCGCTCATTTGTCTTGCAAAAAACATATTCAAATATAACggtgttttttaaatgaagttCTTGTCAAAGCGTTTAAGTAACCTTATTTGAATCGAAATTGATCACACTCACTATCACTGTAGTTGATTTAAACAATGTAAAAGCTGAGTGTGCATCTTGACCTGCCCTGTTCGACCAGATGCAAATTCACATGACACATGTCTCCCTTCCTTTTACACTTCCTACATTCTTACAGATGTTTTCTGCACTCAATAAATTGTATGTAAGTgtgagtgaaaaaaaaaaattcaaatattATATCTGTAGTCTTCACTCTATTGTCTTCCACTCATTGATAACAGTCCCTAATTACTAAAAGTAAAAAACATATCCAACAGAATGAACAAACCTTATTTCCTGCCCACAATTCCAGAAAAAGGCTCTGCAAATCTTTGAATCGTGGCAGCTGTTTGATTAGAGTGGGATCACTCTCGTGTAAAGTGTGTGCACCTGTTGTCAGCACTCTAACCTGTGTTGACATCACATAGCCCCACCCCACATTTGCATTAGTTTCTGTCAGCAAGAGACATCCTCCAGGGAAACTGCTGTGACATTCAGACAGAAAAACAAAAGCTAAAGATCATGTTGTAGTTATGAGCTTAGAGGCTTGTGTTCATGTCACCTTAGTTTAGATAAAATATGATGCAGCAAATAAACACAAAATCAAATATGTTAAGAACAAATTGTGTCATTTATTTCTTTAACAGCCTAAAACAGGTATGCCAGAACTAATCCATAGTTTAGTTAATAAATAAGCCCAGCTACAATCTGTGTGCAGATGGAGAAGCAGGGGTGTTGCCTGCTAAAATGTACTTTGCACCCACTCATGACAAAAGTTTATTGCCGTCATTATCTTGTTAAAATGATCATTCATCAGATGACTCAACACAATTCTAATTTAATTACGAAACTGAAAAAAAATTAATCATTAAAGCTTAACTTGAATTGCCACATTTAAATAATGTACACTGCATTTTAGACATTTTCCCTGCACATGTGGAGCTTATAGTATAGCACAGAATATTTTCTTTTCTCGGAACGGATTCTCAGCAGTTAATGGAGTCACCAGGGGGTCTTCTTTGGCATGAGCATCACAATATGccatcagatcagctgctgctttgGATATCTGTACAGAAAGGTTGGGTTAGTGCAGTTTGTGTTGAAAAAAGTAGAGGAGAAGAGgatacaaatacattttgaatTCAGTTATTCAATTTGAATTTAAACCACTGATttaaacacttaaaggtggggtcggtaagtttgagaaaccggctcgagatcgctaaaatttgaaaatacacaaccggagaaaatctgccacttccttacagagcccctcctccaacacacacgaacgcgcacatgaccaatgagagcacgagataagtttgtgccccgatggaaggctgacaggcaggtaggccatccgggCCGGCTAATTTTTTtacggattttttgtcaaagcacttaagatattcattgctatcgggatgttaagagcattccatggaatataacaaaaagtgtatctcgagccggtttctgaaacttacctaccccacctttaaaagacACATTTATTTCTGCATCATTCAAAATAATACAACTGAGAGTGGAGTTTAATCATTGGAATTTAATATTGGTAAAGTTATATCTGTCGAACAAGTTTTTTTAACAATTCAAAGCTATTTCTAATCTTTTATCATTggctgtgtgtacttctacaaTGTGCGGACTCACCATCATCCTCTCTATGTTGACCTCCAGTTTCAGTTGTTCGACCGTCTTTCTAGCATCTGCAATCTTGGCCATGTTGTTGGACATCCTGCACCTTTCCCAATAAAGTTATCCAACCTGTTGCAAACCAAAAAATGTTGAGTTATCACACAAGAAATcaccagtttttttttttttttaaatataacactTCAAATTGCTTTGACATATTTGTGACTACGTGATGAAGGTGTGCCATGGATAGAGTCTGTTTCAATTTGCTCGTTAATTCTGCTCCCTGGGTCTCAGCTGCAAGTGGCACAGGGAGGGTCTCAAGGGAGGAGGGCATGGGGGGGGGGAGGCAGAACAGCTTCCCAAGGGGAGGGCATCCACTGAGAATGTAAATACACCTGACATTAACATGAACTTGTTGCTTTCAGGTTTAATGCACTGTAGATCTAAACAAGTAGTTA belongs to Pseudochaenichthys georgianus chromosome 14, fPseGeo1.2, whole genome shotgun sequence and includes:
- the tmem45b gene encoding transmembrane protein 45B, with the protein product MATFGGHAIPGSFFLLLGFWLTVKYILQHYWRTSQPKGRQIMPPFCKRMHYLEGGCLIVGAFVGIMVEQFVVDGPHAHLYDTANHSWVKLMNWQHGTMYLFFGISGIAIVASTTSKLVPVGVDRLSLSLALFVEGFLFYYHVHMRPPLDAHIHSLLLVAVFIGSACFMVEVFIKDNIVLELFGACMFILQGSWFYQIGFVLYPLTGPVWDLKMHDNMMFITMCFCWHLAVDLLLVACTSSFVWFTVRRFSEKGRDIEIGMRNTSSKTSSQKALLEESDEE
- the LOC117458169 gene encoding lysosomal proton-coupled steroid conjugate and bile acid symporter SLC46A3, whose translation is MKGLFLVEPIVALYAFSSFLIYPLVQQYVYRRLWQELTNTTYPVSANASRCAENSSAGSNHSSFHEEVQRQASLFSLYTNLFSAVPSLVVTLMLVAYSDRGGRKITIITPLIGTLLYTLSFLAVSYFELNIYLIIGSSILSSLFGGLGTFLGGCFAYIADLCEDGSRKTLRMAGVDMMIGLLSGVASISTGYFLKAAGFNWPFLTSALVQCVVLLYAIFILEETVRKAPTDAILLDGSPQRSAVKQLIYGIYYMFAGASRRSRTLLVLLMLIFTSFSFAYVGGLSLMTLYELNQPLCWTEIMIGYGSAVSMSVFLTSFLGVYVFTYCGVPQLVIILMGILSVESGMVLLAFTKTTFMMYIVWVPMFLSIMPFPVIRSMLSKIISKSEQGTLFACLSFLESLTNNISGAVFNSIYAATVAWYPGFVFMLAAVLCAIPLFFLGVVAIIGVNVAEEVSKPEPVYTEEEEEGLSEDHNDRTAILN
- the gng8 gene encoding guanine nucleotide-binding protein G(I)/G(S)/G(O) subunit gamma-8, which produces MSNNMAKIADARKTVEQLKLEVNIERMMISKAAADLMAYCDAHAKEDPLVTPLTAENPFREKKIFCAIL